ATCTTCGCGTACGCCGACGCAGCGCCCTCCCACCGCTCGGCCTCGTCCCGCGTGACCATGATCGGAACTCCGCCGTACGACATGATTCGGTAGAGGACGTACGGCGGCTCGTCGGCGAGTGCGGACTTCACCGTGTACCGCGATGTGTTCCGGCTGAACCGCATGAGCACGTCCTCCCTTCTCCACCTCGACCTACTCCACGCTATCCCGTCGCAGTACATACCGGGCGGACAGCTTGTCGCCCGCCCTCCGGATCCGGCCGACCCCGCCGAGCGAGGCGCCCGCACGCCGCTCCAGCGACGTGTGGACGCCTCGACCGTTGCCACGGGGGCGATCCGGGCTACTCGCCGTACTTGGCCTGGATTCCGGCGATGTCGTCAGCGGAGAGGAAGCGATGCGATCCGTTGTAGAAGTCGAACATCAGGGCGTTGCGATCAGCGGAGTGCCGCAGCCCCAGCGCGTGGCCGATCTCGTGCGCGGCCACGGTACGCAGGTCGATGGGCTGGGCGCTGCTGGACTGGGACAGCGTGCTCCAAGTCTCGTCGTCGTCGAAGTGGACGTCGCCGGCGATCGAGGTGGTGTTGGTCGGTGGCGGGAAGAACCCGTGCGCCAGGACCCCGCCCTGGTTGTCGAACGGGAACCCGTCACTGTGGTTGTCGGTGACGAAGGAGAACACCAACTGGCCGCCGGTGGTGACCTCGCTGAAGCTCAGGTTCGTCTCGGTCGCCCAGAGGTCGAGCGCCAGGCGGATCGCGCTGCGCTGCTCGAAGCCGCCCACGTCCGCCGTACCGTTGGCGAACCGGTAGGTGAGGGTGCGGTCCGGCAGCCAGGTGCCCGCGTCGAGTACGAAGCGCGACGCCCCGGCACTGGCCGGTGGCAGGTGGTCGTAGCGCAGCGGGGTGGTCTTCGAGGTCGCAGCCGGGGCGGCCGGGCCGGGCCCTTCGGCGGCGTTGACGGCGGACGGGCTGACGATCAGGGTGGCGACGACTCCAGCCGCAGCCACCCACCTCCAGCGCCTCTTGGTTGCTCGCAACATCTTTCCTCCCCTGGATCGGTCCGTGCGGTACGACAGTGCCGCAGCGGGCCCGATCCGACGGGAAGAGTTGGACACCGTTGGACAACGGCGGACGAGGTATACGCCAAGGCCGACAGGGCGAGGTACGAGCGCGGCGTCGAATGCTGGCCGCGCTCGACCGCTGGCAACGGGCGATCGGGCCACCCCCATCGGATGGTCCGTCGGCCCCGCCATGCCGTCCAGGTTGGAGCATTCCGCCGCAACGGGGGAGTGAGCGGACGACATCGCCGCAGTGATCGCCGGTAATGTGCCGAGGGCCATCGTTATGGGGAGGCGATCCGGCGCTTGACTGTGCCACCCACATTGCAGCAGCTCGGCAACTACCGGCTCATCCGTCCACTTGGATCGGGAGGCATGGGAGACGTCTACTTCCGTGAGCCGCAAGTCTGTTGCTGGCTCTGTCACCCCAATCGATCGAGTAGCGGTTGCAGTTCCTCAGCCTGCGGCAATAGGACAGTCGGTCGATCAGGCCCTTTGGGGTCCTGTCCGAAAAAAACCGGAACGATGAAGTGCTGGGACTGGTGACCAGCTGCTTTCACCAACGGCAGCATCAGTTCGCTATCGCGACCGGGCCATAGGCAGCCGACGTGTCCGACCCAGGTGACCAATCCCACCAAGTTGTTGAGCTCATAAACTGGGTCTGGGGGTGCTGGATACAGTGCAGCGGTGTACCACGGATCGCCATCTAGATCGAACCCGTGTGGTTTGGTGAAGCAGAGGCGATGAATCCGCCGTTCATTATGATGCCAGCCGTATATCCACCGTGATCGTGCCTGCCAGTCGCTGATGGTTAGCAACCCGTCGAGATTCGTCGTGGTCGCGACGGCTCGCTTCGCGCGCTTCCAAGAGATTCTCGGCGGTTCGATGCTCTCGAAGGCCTCCCACTCAGGGTGCACGACCGACTCGAAGGGCTCCCACTCCGGGCGCACCACCGAATAGTCCACTCAAACCTCCTACCCGATTCTGGAATTATGGATGGACGCCTCTGCGGAACTCTGTCGATCTGCCTTGACCTGCTAATAGTCTTACGAGGGCGTGATCGTCAGGATGCAATCCTGACTGTGTGGATCGAGCATCTTTTCGATGCTAAGTAGCGATTGGTGACGACGTACTGTCACATCGCTGACTGGGCTCGTCGGTTCGTATACATCTGCGAGCGGCATGACCTAGTCGCCAGCGCGCGCGGGCGGGTCTCACTCTAACGTGGTCGTCCGAACAGTAGCCGAAATGGCCGAGGAGCGCAGTCCTGTAGATGCCTTGCCGGTGTGGAGCCGTAGCAACCCCTACTTCGGGTCGGTTACGTAGACACCCTTGCCTTGGTGTCCTTCCAGGAGCCCTTCTGCTTGCAGGATTAGCAGGGCTGAGCGCACGGGTTCGGCGGACACGTCGTAGATCGCGATTAGCTCGCGGAGCGAAGGCAGTTTGTCGCCCGGCTTGTACTCACCCGACGCGATCTTGTTGCGGATGTCCTGCGCGATGCGCTGGCGATCTGAGATTCGGGGCATGGCAACTTCCTGGTAGGCCCCTGCATCTTCTCATGATCGTCAACGAAGCCTCAAGACTTTGCGTGCTTTGCATGCTCAGCCCTTGTCTTCGCATGCTTTGCATTGTAAGTTGCCTCTGCGGGACGCCTGGCAACGGAAAGCCTGGTAGGCAACCGGCCCTCCGGTTGGGCATCCGCGCTGGCACGGCTGGTGACCCCCACCGGCCGTGCCAGCCCTCAATCACGCCCTGCTGCCG
The nucleotide sequence above comes from Plantactinospora soyae. Encoded proteins:
- a CDS encoding winged helix-turn-helix domain-containing protein, whose amino-acid sequence is MPRISDRQRIAQDIRNKIASGEYKPGDKLPSLRELIAIYDVSAEPVRSALLILQAEGLLEGHQGKGVYVTDPK
- a CDS encoding matrixin family metalloprotease gives rise to the protein MAAAGVVATLIVSPSAVNAAEGPGPAAPAATSKTTPLRYDHLPPASAGASRFVLDAGTWLPDRTLTYRFANGTADVGGFEQRSAIRLALDLWATETNLSFSEVTTGGQLVFSFVTDNHSDGFPFDNQGGVLAHGFFPPPTNTTSIAGDVHFDDDETWSTLSQSSSAQPIDLRTVAAHEIGHALGLRHSADRNALMFDFYNGSHRFLSADDIAGIQAKYGE